In Candidatus Nealsonbacteria bacterium, the sequence ATATAATTCTTTTGCTGATTTCAATATTTCCATTTTTATAACCTATTTAATTTTTAAAGATCATCGAATTAGCTTTTTAGCCAACCCTCACTTTGTGCTAAAAATATAACAGAATTTTCAATTTTCGTCAAATTTTTGAATAAAAAATTCCCGAGAATTATTTTTGCTCGGGACTAAATACTTTTGAATTCTTTTATCTTAAGTTCCCCTTCCTCCGTCAGCCATATACGATATATACAAGCTGACTTTGCTTCTTGGCGTGGAACTCCAGCAGCAATCACCACAATACGTCCTCCTATTATGAGGATATTTCCTAGTTCTGATTGGCTCAAAATTTTTTTAAGCCAATTCAATGTTTCTTTCAAAGCATCTTTGTATTGAGAAAGTAGTTTAGTAAAAGGAACTTTCGTCCCGTCAGGAAAAATTATTTTTCCATCTGGTGCCATAACTTCTTTCTTTCCTGCAAAATCAGACATAATATCAGGTTTCCTACCGGCGAACTCAAGACACGCATCTAAATGCCTGTTTCCTGTTCCCGAAATCAAAAAGCATTCTTCTAAGTTAAATTGAGCAGAGAGTTGATATTTTGATTCTTTCATTTGTTGTTTTCCATTTGGGGTTAACCCGGGATCAGCTAAGTTCTTCTCGTAATCTCCATGAGTTATTACTAAATATATCCTTTCCAAACTTTTTCACCTATTCAATTTTTAAAGAGAATATTTTTAATTAAATTTTGTGTTTAAATCGTAACAGACTTTTTAATTTTTGTCAAATCCTTAGTATATTTAATATAGTATTCTGATATTGATTTAGTTTAATTTTATGATATAAAAATGAGAGTATGGAAATTCTAAAAGCCAAAACTAAAAATTTGGTTGTAGCCATAAACATTATTAAAAAAGGAGGAGTTGTGGTTTGTCCCACAGATACTGTTTATGGTTTAATAGCAGATGCTAAAAACAAAAATGCTGTTAAAAAGATTTTTAAAATTAAAAAAAGAGTTTTGAAAAAACCGCTCCCTGTTTTCGTTAAAGATTTAAAAATGGCAAGAAGTTTGGCAGATATCAATAAAACTCAAGAAAAGATTCTAAAAAAAGTTTGGCCTGGAAAAGTAACAGCGGTTTTAAAGGCAAAATCTACAAATCTTCCAATTGGCATCTTGAGTAAAGACAAAAAAATTGGGTTGAGAATGCCAAGATACAAACTATTGAATTTGTTATTAGAAAAACTAAATTATCCTCTTGCGCAAACCTCAGCTAATATTTCAAGGAAAAAGGCGTCGACAAAAATAAGAGAGATTGTGAAACAATTTAAAAAAGAAAAATATCAACCCGATTTGATTTTAGATGCAGGGAATCTTAAACCTTCTTTATCTTCAACTGTAATTGATTTGACAAACTTTAAAATCTTAAGGAAAGGACAAATTCAAAAAGAAGAAATTTCCCAGATTTTTAATAATTTGATAAAATAAGATTAATAATATGAAGAAAAATTCTCAAAAGAAAAGGATTGTTTGCTTGGGCGGAGGAACAGGAAACTTTATTGTTCTGTCTGGCTTGAAGAAATATCCGGTCAAGCTTTCAGCTGTTGTCGCGATGACTGACGACGGTGGTTCAAGTGGAATTTTAAGGGACGAGTTAGGTATTTTGCCTCCGGGCGATATCAGACAATGCCTGGTTGCTCTTTCTGGTGAAGATTTGACCTTGAGAAAACTTTTTAATTATCGCTTTGCTAACGGAACCTTTAAAGGCCACAATTTTGGCAACCTTTTTATGGTGGCTTTGGAAAAGATTACCGGTTCTTTCAACAAATCAGTAGAAAAGGCAAGTAAAGTTCTAAATGTCCATGGAAAAGTTATTCCCGTAACCTTAGATAAGGGTTGGCTGATGGCTAGACTAAAAAACAACCGTCTCTTAAAAGGCGAACATACAATTAGTGAATCTAAGATTCTCTCTAAATGCAAGGTTAAGAAGTTATTTATAAAGCCAAAAGCTAGGGCTAATCCAGAAGCAATTTCGGCTATCAAAAAAGCCGATTTAATCGTTATTGGACCGGGAGATCTTTACTGTAGTATTTTACCTGTTTTTTTGGTTGAAGGGATTTCTGAAGCAATTAGAAAAGCGAGGGCAAAAAAAGTTTATAACTGTAATTTAATGACCGAACGCGGCCATACAGATGGTTTTAAGGTAGAAGATTTTGTTGATGTAATTGAAAGTTATCTTGGTAAGGGGGTAATAGATTATGTTACCTTCAATACTAAAAAACCCTCGCCTTACTTTCTTAAGAAATATTCAGAAGAAGGAGCAAAACTGGTTAAGTTTAGTAAAAAAACTTTGAAGGAAAAAGGATACATCGGAGCCAATTTTATTAATCCTAAAATTTATAAAAAAGATCCAGCCGACATATTTTTACAAAGAACTCCTATTCGTCATCGTCCAAATAAAATTGCCAAGGTTTTAATGAGTCTTTTAAAATAATATGCAAGCCGTAATTTTAGCTGCGGGCGAGTCTTCTCGTTTTTGGCCCTTCAATTACCAACACAAATCTCTTTTCAAAATCATGGGCCGTTCTTTGATTTGGTATACTATAGAAAACCTACGAAAAAATGGGATAAAGGATGTTATTGTTGTCCAGGGGGTTAAAAGGGATGTTGAAAGAGAGCTCAAAAAATATCAGACTAAAGCCAAGATAAGATATGT encodes:
- a CDS encoding threonylcarbamoyl-AMP synthase, encoding MEILKAKTKNLVVAINIIKKGGVVVCPTDTVYGLIADAKNKNAVKKIFKIKKRVLKKPLPVFVKDLKMARSLADINKTQEKILKKVWPGKVTAVLKAKSTNLPIGILSKDKKIGLRMPRYKLLNLLLEKLNYPLAQTSANISRKKASTKIREIVKQFKKEKYQPDLILDAGNLKPSLSSTVIDLTNFKILRKGQIQKEEISQIFNNLIK
- a CDS encoding YvcK family protein; its protein translation is MKKNSQKKRIVCLGGGTGNFIVLSGLKKYPVKLSAVVAMTDDGGSSGILRDELGILPPGDIRQCLVALSGEDLTLRKLFNYRFANGTFKGHNFGNLFMVALEKITGSFNKSVEKASKVLNVHGKVIPVTLDKGWLMARLKNNRLLKGEHTISESKILSKCKVKKLFIKPKARANPEAISAIKKADLIVIGPGDLYCSILPVFLVEGISEAIRKARAKKVYNCNLMTERGHTDGFKVEDFVDVIESYLGKGVIDYVTFNTKKPSPYFLKKYSEEGAKLVKFSKKTLKEKGYIGANFINPKIYKKDPADIFLQRTPIRHRPNKIAKVLMSLLK